One genomic segment of Brassica napus cultivar Da-Ae chromosome A3, Da-Ae, whole genome shotgun sequence includes these proteins:
- the LOC106437549 gene encoding sec-independent protein translocase protein TATB, chloroplastic-like, with translation MAFQITASSSPTITQSRLLSFPPLQPSCKASSFKLSSWASSSRFSPYIGLKHMGISISPKSSNPEKKMRCNKGLVIRASLFGVGAPEALVIGVVALLVFGPKGLAEVARTLGKTLRTFQPTIRELQDVSRDFKSTLEREIGLDEISTPDVYNQNIMNTARPPTPSVRNIEDPLTANDAQSPKAYTAEDYLNITEEQLKASSPGKIQIEDQTQTQEPAVQSQPEVTLRETMAASPPRQD, from the exons ATGGCCTTTCAGATTacagcttcttcttcaccaACGATTACACAATCTCGCCTTCTCTCTTTCCCTCCTCTGCAACCTTCCTGTAAAGCTTCGAGCTTTAAGCTCTCCTCATGGGCTTCTTCTTCTCGTTTCTCTCCCTACATTGGCTTAAAGCATATGGGCATCTCCATCTCCCCGAAATCTTCAAACCCAG agaagaagatgagatgTAATAAGGGTTTAGTGATTCGCGCGTCTTTGTTTGGAGTTGGAGCACCTGAGGCTTTGGTTATTGGTGTTGTCGCTTTGTTAGTCTTTGGTCCTAAAGGCCTTGCAGAG GTAGCTAGAACTCTTGGGAAAACACTGCGTACATTTCAGCCCACCATTAGAGAGCTACAG GATGTTTCAAGAGATTTCAAAAGCACACTTGAGCGTGAAATTGGCCTTGATGAAATCTCAACACCAGATGTGTACAACCAGAACATAATGAACACTGCTCGCCCTCCTACACCATCTGTTAGAAACATTGAAGATCCTTTGACTGCAA ATGATGCTCAATCACCAAAAGCTTACACAGCCGAGGATTACCTCAATATCACTGAAGAGCAGCTCAAAGCTTCATCTCCTGGTAAAATCCAAATAGAGGATCAAACTCAGACTCAAGAACCTGCTGTACAAAGCCAGCCTGAAG TTACATTGAGAGAGACCATGGCTGCATCTCCTCCAAGGCAAGATTGA
- the LOC106437548 gene encoding cytokinin hydroxylase, whose amino-acid sequence MDQLLVMSRFGYMFINVLVLVLSLMFLKLLMRCWILPVRAQKKLRENGFSGPPPSFPLGNLNDMKKLKTAMVMVEKSKSSTIINHDIHSTALPHFALWQQQYGKVFVYWLGIEPFVYVADPEFLSIMSKGVLGKSWGKPNVFKKDREPMFGTGLVMVEGDDWTRHRHIITPAFAPINLKAMTSMMVESISNMLDRWAKQINSGNPEFDMENEIIGTAGEIIAKTSFGVKGENGAQVLKNLRAVQFALFNSNRYVGVPFSNILAYKQTLKARELGKEIDGLLLSIINERKRSLVEGDDHHDLLGMLLKADKGKFTATELVDECKTFFFAGHETTALALTWTFMLLAIHPEWQDTLRDEIRQVIGDSEIEYNKLAGLKKMSWVMNEVLRLYPPAPNAQRQARKDIEVNGRVIPNGTNIWIDVVAMHHDPELWGDDVNEFRPERFDGSLHGGCKNKMGFMPFGFGGRMCIGRNLTTMEYKIVLSLVLSRFEISVSPGYRHSPKYMLSLRPGYGLPLIVRPL is encoded by the exons ATGGATCAACTGCTTGTCATGTCTCGATTTGGGTACATGTTCATCAATGTTTTGGTCCTAGTTCTCAGCCTTATGTTCTTGAAGCTCCTTATGCGTTGTTGGATATTGCCGGTTCGAGCTCAAAAGAAACTTAGAGAAAACGGATTTTCCGGTCCACCTCCTAGTTTTCCATTAGGAAATCTTAATGACATGAAGAAGCTAAAGACGGCCATGGTAATGGTGGAGAAGAGCAAATCGTCCACCATAATCAACCATGACATACATTCCACCGCACTTCCACATTTTGCTCTTTGGCAACAACAGTATG GGAAAGTATTTGTGTACTGGTTAGGCATAGAGCCGTTCGTGTACGTAGCCGATCCTGAATTCTTGAGTATTATGTCGAAAGGTGTATTGGGGAAGAGTTGGGGAAAGCCAAATGTTTTCAAGAAAGACAGAGAGCCAATGTTTGGCACAGGTTTGGTTATGGTGGAAGGCGATGATTGGACACGACATCGCCACATCATTACTCCTGCATTTGCCCCTATTAATCTTAAg GCCATGACAAGTATGATGGTGGAATCAATCTCCAATATGTTGGACCGATGGGCCAAACAGATAAACTCAGGCAATCCAGAATTTGACATGGAGAACGAGATCATAGGAACAGCCGGTGAGATCATTGCTAAGACAAGCTTCGGAGTCAAGGGAGAAAACGGAGCTCAAGTCCTCAAAAACCTAAGAGCCGTGCAATTCGCTCTCTTCAACTCAAATCGCTACGTAGGGGTACCTTTTAGCAACATTTTGGCCTACAAGCAAACCCTCAAAGCTAGAGAGTTAGGCAAAGAGATCGATGGTCTCCTTTTGTCGATCATAAACGAACGAAAGAGATCTTTGGTCGAAGGAGACGACCACCATGATCTTCTCGGAATGTTGCTTAAGGCCGATAAAGGGAAGTTTACGGCTACAGAGCTTGTAGACGAGTGCAAAACGTTCTTCTTCGCTGGTCACGAGACAACGGCTTTGGCGCTGACGTGGACGTTTATGCTTCTTGCGATCCATCCCGAGTGGCAAGACACGCTTAGAGACGAGATAAGACAAGTCATCGGAGATTCCGAGATTGAGTATAACAAACTTGCCGGACTAAAGAAG ATGAGTTGGGTGATGAACGAAGTTCTCCGGCTATATCCGCCGGCTCCAAACGCACAACGACAAGCCAGGAAAGACATTGAGGTGAACGGCAGAGTGATTCCAAACGGTACGAACATTTGGATTGATGTGGTGGCGATGCACCACGACCCCGAGTTGTGGGGAGACGACGTCAACGAGTTTAGGCCGGAGAGATTTGACGGCAGTTTGCACGGTGGTTGTAAGAATAAGATGGGGTTTATGCCGTTTGGATTCGGAGGGAGAATGTGTATTGGTCGGAACCTGACCACCATGGAATACAAGATTGTCTTGTCGTTGGTTTTGTCACGGTTTGAGATCTCTGTTTCTCCTGGTTATCGCCATTCGCCGAAGTATATGCTCTCTCTTAGACCTGGTTACGGTTTGCCTTTAATTGTACGACCACTTTAA
- the LOC106437546 gene encoding uncharacterized protein C683.02c-like: protein MVSQRQRLARKRYKEAHPEEFPKPEPTPPKDPNKKKKKKSLFKKKKPTSSSGSSSTRHPLRVPGMKPGEGCYICKSKTHIAKLCPEKSEWEKNKICLQCRRRGHSLKNCPDKSDESSFEKKLCYNCGDTGHSLSHCPNPLVDGGTKFASCFICKGQGHISKNCPQNKHGVYPMGGSCKVCGSVAHLVKDCPDKLDRDSAPTKRSRFDATPRGKLTKFSGDDLEDDFYEEPQSSKKMKSSDATAPDDLDQKSIPEKKQGPKVVNFFG from the exons ATGGTGAGCCAAAGGCAAAGACTTGCGCGTAAGAGGTACAAGGAAGCTCACCCAGAGGAGTTCCCCAAACCAGAACCAACGCCGCCAAAGGAtccaaacaagaagaagaagaagaagagcttgttcaagaaaaagaaacctACCTCTTCCTCTGGCTCCTCCTCCACGAGGCATCCTCTCCGTGTCCCTGGTATGAAACCTGGAGAAGGCTGTTATATCTGCAAGTCCAAAACTCATATTGCTAAGCTCTGCCCCGAGAAGTCTGAGTGGGAGAAAAACAAG ATATGCTTGCAATGTAGAAGGAGAGGGCACAGTCTTAAAAACTGTCCGGACAAGAGCGATGAAAGCAGCTTcgagaagaagctgtgttacAACTGTGGAGATACTGGCCATTCACTTTCTCATTGTCCTAATCCTTTGGTAGATG GAGGGACGAAATTTGCAAGTTGTTTCATATGCAAGGGACAAGGACACATAAGTAAAAACTGCCCACAAAACAAGCATGGAGTCTACCCAATG GGTGGGAGTTGTAAAGTGTGTGGTAGTGTGGCGCATCTCGTCAAAGACTGCCCTGATAAACTCGACAGAGACTCTGCTCCAACCAAGAGATCAA GATTTGATGCTACACCAAGAGGCAAACTCACTAAGTTCAGTGGGGACGATCTTGAGGACGATTTCTATGAAGAGCCTCAAAGCagcaagaagatgaagagcTCTGATGCTACTGCACCTGATGATTTAGATCAGAAGAGCATCCCTGAAAAGAAACAAGGTCCAAAGGTTGTCAATTTCTTTGGATGA